A genomic segment from Spinacia oleracea cultivar Varoflay chromosome 3, BTI_SOV_V1, whole genome shotgun sequence encodes:
- the LOC110779446 gene encoding UDP-N-acetylglucosamine transporter UGNT1-like isoform X1, producing the protein METMIFLLFSEVVCCHITFLSYYFSVGLIVLGAFIAGARDLSFDAYGYGIVFLANITTAICLATIARIGDTSLFSFICLIFYMISYINAYITIFLPGKFSGLNSFELMWCNGILCGPILLFWTYVRGDMDLTFNFPYLLSPGFLFVAHMPWRQMTYKFLKTIIDDLFAFVINMPTLHRLLVFRDECSS; encoded by the exons ATGGAGACAATGATTTTCCTTCTCTTTTCTGAAGTGGTTTGCTGTCACATAACTTTTTTGTCTTATTATTTCAGCGTAGGATTAATTGTTCTTGGTGCATTCATTGCTGGTGCCCGAGATCTGTCTTTTGATGCTTACGGTTATGGAATTGTATTTCTGGCCAATATTACTACGGCTATATGCCTTGCAACTATTGCTCGAATTGGTGATACATCATTGTTCTCATTCATTTGCCTTATATTCTATATGATTTCTTATATTAATGCTTATATAACCATTTTTCTCCCAGGAAAGTTCAGTGGCCTTAATAGTTTTGAACTTATGTGGTGTAATG gTATTCTTTGTGGACCAATATTGCTGTTTTGGACTTATGTGAGAGGTGACATGGATCTCACCTTCAACTTTCCGTACTTGCTATCACCTGGTTTTCTG TTTGTAGCTCACATGCCCTGGCGTCAAATGACATACAAGTTTTTGAAAACCATTATTGACGATCTCTTTGCCTTTGTAATCAACATGCCCACACTTCACCGGCTTTTAGTTTTCCGTGATG AGTGTTCATCTTAA
- the LOC110779446 gene encoding UDP-N-acetylglucosamine transporter UGNT1-like isoform X2, giving the protein METMIFLLFSEVVCCHITFLSYYFSVGLIVLGAFIAGARDLSFDAYGYGIVFLANITTAICLATIARIGKFSGLNSFELMWCNGILCGPILLFWTYVRGDMDLTFNFPYLLSPGFLFVAHMPWRQMTYKFLKTIIDDLFAFVINMPTLHRLLVFRDECSS; this is encoded by the exons ATGGAGACAATGATTTTCCTTCTCTTTTCTGAAGTGGTTTGCTGTCACATAACTTTTTTGTCTTATTATTTCAGCGTAGGATTAATTGTTCTTGGTGCATTCATTGCTGGTGCCCGAGATCTGTCTTTTGATGCTTACGGTTATGGAATTGTATTTCTGGCCAATATTACTACGGCTATATGCCTTGCAACTATTGCTCGAATTG GAAAGTTCAGTGGCCTTAATAGTTTTGAACTTATGTGGTGTAATG gTATTCTTTGTGGACCAATATTGCTGTTTTGGACTTATGTGAGAGGTGACATGGATCTCACCTTCAACTTTCCGTACTTGCTATCACCTGGTTTTCTG TTTGTAGCTCACATGCCCTGGCGTCAAATGACATACAAGTTTTTGAAAACCATTATTGACGATCTCTTTGCCTTTGTAATCAACATGCCCACACTTCACCGGCTTTTAGTTTTCCGTGATG AGTGTTCATCTTAA
- the LOC110779446 gene encoding UDP-N-acetylglucosamine transporter UGNT1-like isoform X3, translated as METMIFLLFSEVVCCHITFLSYYFSVGLIVLGAFIAGARDLSFDAYGYGIVFLANITTAICLATIARIGDTSLFSFICLIFYMISYINAYITIFLPGKFSGLNSFELMWCNGILCGPILLFWTYVRGDMDLTFNFPYLLSPGFLSVHLKAA; from the exons ATGGAGACAATGATTTTCCTTCTCTTTTCTGAAGTGGTTTGCTGTCACATAACTTTTTTGTCTTATTATTTCAGCGTAGGATTAATTGTTCTTGGTGCATTCATTGCTGGTGCCCGAGATCTGTCTTTTGATGCTTACGGTTATGGAATTGTATTTCTGGCCAATATTACTACGGCTATATGCCTTGCAACTATTGCTCGAATTGGTGATACATCATTGTTCTCATTCATTTGCCTTATATTCTATATGATTTCTTATATTAATGCTTATATAACCATTTTTCTCCCAGGAAAGTTCAGTGGCCTTAATAGTTTTGAACTTATGTGGTGTAATG gTATTCTTTGTGGACCAATATTGCTGTTTTGGACTTATGTGAGAGGTGACATGGATCTCACCTTCAACTTTCCGTACTTGCTATCACCTGGTTTTCTG AGTGTTCATCTTAAAGCCGCGTAA